One Onychostoma macrolepis isolate SWU-2019 chromosome 15, ASM1243209v1, whole genome shotgun sequence DNA segment encodes these proteins:
- the LOC131520865 gene encoding olfactory receptor 56A5-like yields MNKSVGFDLLFSTYESLGSWKYVSTIFIFLVYSVATLANICIMLVIYLESSLHKPMYIFLFNLLCSGLLGSSAVWPKVLSNLLTGLHTSSYEGCLLQVYLLSVFAACTYSTLTVMAYDRYISICKPLQYHNIMNPIKIKSWLIISNLIPVFSIAGQIYLTSKIPLCSHTLNKLFCDNLSVINISCGTSSFSLLSNVYGLLIIVCLSVLPTFLILLSYVKILSVSLKVSKNSQSKALGTCIPHLIIFINYSIATIFSVIYNRLTVIVPSEMNVFISVQVTLLPPLLHPVIYGVRTKEIRKCTVKITQRLFASTNCYYTSKLKVPKIFAISGSL; encoded by the coding sequence ATGAACAAGTCTGTTGGTTTTGATCTATTATTTTCAACCTATGAGTCGCTGGGCTCATGGAAATATGTAtcgactatttttatttttttagtttactcaGTTGCAACCTTAGCAAACATATGTATAATGCTTGTTATATACTTAGAATCGAGTCTCCATAAAcctatgtatatatttttgtttaacctGTTATGCAGTGGACTACTCGGAAGCAGTGCAGTTTGGCCAAAAGTGCTTTCAAATCTCCTAACTGGTTTACACACTAGTTCATACGAGGGGTGTCTTCTCCAAGTctatttgctcagtgtttttgCTGCTTGCACTTACTCTACTTTAACAGTAATGGCCTATGATAGGTATATATCCATTTGTAAGCCATTACAGTACCATAATATCATGAAtcctattaaaattaaaagttggtTAATTATAAGCAATTTAATTCCTGTTTTCTCGATAGCTGGTCAAATATATTTGACATCAAAAATACCCTTATGCAGCCATACTCTTAATAAACTATTTTGTGATAACCTTTCAGTCATTAACATATCATGTGGCACAAGCAGCTTCAGCCTTTTAAGCAATGTGTATGGTTTACTTATAATAGTTTGTTTATCTGTGCTCCCTACATTTCTGATTTTGCTGTcttatgttaaaatactttctgtTAGTTTAAAGGTGTCAAAAAATAGTCAAAGCAAGGCACTTGGAACTTGCATTCCTCATTTGATAATCTTCATAAACTATTCCATTGCCACAATTTTTTCTGTTATATATAACAGACTGACTGTGATTGTGCCTAGCGAGATGAATGTCTTTATATCAGTCCAAGTAACACTGTTGCCACCACTTTTGCATCCAGTAATATATGGTGTTAGAACCAAAGAGATCAGAAAATGTACCGTTAAAATAACCCAGAGATTGTTTGCATCAACAAACTGTTATTATACTTCAAAACTAAAAGTACCTAAAATATTTGCAATTTCAGGATCTctgtaa